A window of the Streptomyces sp. NBC_00250 genome harbors these coding sequences:
- a CDS encoding MFS transporter, whose protein sequence is MPQLASTTDADASAPPHGTRPRAALAVTAAATAVALMNYTAPMLTLPDMATAFGTPASAQAWLLNGTPLGLAVLLLVAGSLADAHGRRRVFLLGTLALGVTTALGAFAGSTAGFTAARIAQGAASAAVLAGSLGLLAHAYPAGRDRIRATGVWGASVSAGIALGPLLAGVLSLVDWRLAYEVLGAAALVIAAAGSRLLRTDEAAPERSGSGSESGSASGSGSGSGSGSESGSESGSGSGSGSGSESGSESGSESGSGSGSGSGSGSRRRPRPRPDIAGATALGLALAALLTALTLGRDGWLRPHVGLLLLASLALTALFVAVEHRSRTPMVDLALLRRPAFLASTLGALFTGLAVIGLFSVVPALLQAGGGMSPLGAAWLFVLWSGTAFVVALQARRLAGRLSAPYQLALGFALSAAGVLALLGGLAGPADSWPRLLSGLLVAGAGSGLLNAALPRLAVDSVPPERAAMGSGANNTARYIGSSAGVALMLALATTGTGPDTAVLVSAALALTGAALTLALARRHRRSPAQQH, encoded by the coding sequence ATGCCCCAGCTCGCGTCCACCACCGACGCCGACGCCTCAGCCCCGCCCCACGGCACCCGCCCCCGGGCCGCGCTCGCCGTCACCGCCGCGGCCACCGCCGTCGCGCTGATGAACTACACGGCCCCGATGCTCACCCTCCCCGACATGGCCACCGCGTTCGGGACCCCGGCCTCGGCCCAGGCCTGGCTGCTCAACGGCACCCCGCTCGGCCTCGCCGTCCTCCTCCTGGTGGCCGGCAGCCTCGCCGACGCGCACGGGCGCCGCCGGGTCTTCCTGCTCGGCACCCTCGCTCTCGGCGTCACCACCGCGCTCGGCGCGTTCGCGGGCTCCACGGCCGGCTTCACCGCGGCCCGGATCGCGCAGGGCGCGGCGAGCGCGGCGGTCCTCGCAGGCAGCCTCGGCCTGCTGGCCCACGCGTACCCGGCGGGCCGGGACCGGATCAGGGCGACCGGCGTCTGGGGCGCGTCCGTCAGCGCCGGCATCGCGCTGGGCCCGCTGCTCGCGGGAGTGCTGAGTCTGGTGGACTGGCGCCTCGCCTACGAGGTGCTGGGCGCTGCGGCCCTCGTGATCGCGGCGGCGGGGTCGCGACTGCTGAGGACTGACGAAGCGGCACCGGAGCGGTCGGGGTCGGGCTCGGAGTCGGGGTCGGCGTCGGGCTCGGGGTCGGGCTCGGGGTCGGGCTCGGAGTCGGGCTCGGAGTCGGGGTCGGGGTCGGGCTCGGGGTCGGGCTCGGAGTCGGGCTCGGAGTCGGGCTCGGAGTCGGGCTCGGGGTCGGGGTCGGGGTCGGGGTCGGGCTCCCGCCGTCGGCCGCGTCCGCGTCCGGACATCGCGGGCGCGACAGCCCTCGGTCTGGCCCTGGCGGCCCTGCTCACGGCACTCACCCTCGGCCGGGACGGCTGGCTGCGCCCGCACGTGGGCCTGCTCCTGCTCGCCTCCCTCGCACTGACGGCACTGTTCGTGGCGGTCGAGCACCGGAGCCGTACGCCCATGGTGGACCTGGCGCTGCTGCGGCGGCCCGCGTTCCTGGCATCGACGCTGGGGGCGCTGTTCACGGGCCTTGCGGTGATCGGCCTGTTCAGCGTCGTGCCGGCGCTGCTCCAGGCCGGGGGCGGGATGTCGCCGCTGGGCGCGGCGTGGCTGTTCGTGCTCTGGTCGGGCACGGCGTTCGTGGTGGCCCTGCAGGCCCGCCGGCTCGCGGGCCGGCTCTCGGCCCCGTACCAACTGGCCCTGGGTTTCGCCCTGTCGGCGGCGGGGGTCCTGGCCCTGCTCGGCGGGCTGGCAGGCCCGGCGGACTCCTGGCCCCGCCTCCTGTCGGGCCTCCTGGTCGCGGGCGCGGGAAGCGGCCTCCTGAACGCCGCCCTGCCGCGCCTCGCGGTCGACTCCGTGCCGCCGGAGCGGGCGGCGATGGGCTCGGGCGCCAACAACACGGCGCGCTACATCGGTTCCTCGGCGGGCGTGGCCCTGATGCTGGCCCTCGCGACGACGGGAACGGGCCCGGACACCGCGGTCCTGGTGTCGGCGGCCCTGGCCCTCACGGGCGCCGCACTCACCCTCGCACTGGCACGACGACACCGACGAAGCCCCGCCCAGCAGCACTAA
- a CDS encoding SEC-C domain-containing protein has translation MRPDTPSAHATEAERLLRTAAQYPEDREPLLLQAAAHLELAGDRPAATALYDSLLSPAPANPHLIRALKAANLWEYGHEAEARAIIDGVRRARPAEAAPWEITAETLEAHDELEAAESMLTEAAALLVAESEDLPHATQSLVITRHRIRRMLALPHDDEDVLADRLHTGAVPLDELHDPKRLWALGSEDPAELQAEIARLRSELGTYRTALSRPFPVAVLHWPEPELDELLAAYPELEAEYPTYRAHLTDIEASLRELSQAGTPNLGTVRATVPSYEAFAASESTRPSNADLLPQYATTLAARGRAVGWPPARGEECWCGSSRGYGECHGAE, from the coding sequence ATGCGCCCCGACACGCCTTCCGCCCACGCCACCGAAGCCGAGCGCCTGCTGCGCACCGCCGCGCAGTACCCGGAGGATCGGGAGCCGCTGCTCCTCCAGGCCGCGGCCCACCTTGAACTGGCGGGCGACCGCCCGGCGGCCACGGCCCTCTACGACTCTCTGCTGTCCCCCGCGCCGGCGAACCCGCACCTGATCAGGGCGCTGAAGGCGGCGAACCTGTGGGAGTACGGCCACGAGGCCGAGGCCCGGGCGATCATCGACGGCGTCCGGAGGGCGCGGCCGGCGGAGGCGGCCCCGTGGGAGATCACGGCGGAGACGCTGGAGGCGCACGACGAGCTGGAGGCGGCGGAGTCGATGCTGACGGAGGCGGCGGCACTCCTGGTGGCGGAGTCGGAGGACCTCCCCCATGCGACCCAGTCGCTGGTGATCACCCGCCACCGGATCCGCAGGATGCTGGCGCTGCCGCACGACGACGAGGACGTACTCGCGGACCGGCTGCACACGGGCGCCGTCCCCCTGGACGAACTCCACGACCCGAAGCGCCTGTGGGCGCTGGGCTCGGAGGACCCGGCGGAACTCCAGGCGGAAATCGCGAGGCTCCGCTCAGAACTGGGCACATACCGCACGGCCCTGTCCCGCCCGTTCCCTGTGGCGGTCCTGCACTGGCCGGAACCGGAACTGGACGAACTGCTGGCCGCGTACCCGGAACTAGAGGCGGAGTACCCCACGTACCGGGCACACCTGACAGACATCGAAGCGTCCCTCCGCGAACTCTCCCAGGCAGGCACCCCCAACCTAGGCACCGTCCGCGCCACAGTCCCCTCCTACGAAGCCTTCGCCGCCTCAGAATCCACCCGTCCGTCGAACGCGGACCTGCTCCCGCAGTACGCAACGACGTTGGCGGCCCGAGGGCGCGCGGTGGGGTGGCCGCCGGCGCGGGGGGAGGAGTGCTGGTGCGGGTCGTCGCGCGGTTACGGGGAGTGCCACGGGGCGGAGTGA
- a CDS encoding winged helix-turn-helix transcriptional regulator: MALGKDYAHQQCSIARALEVIGERWTLLVVRDAFYGVRRYNDFLVHLGAPRAVLAARLQALVEAGVLDRRRYQESPPRDEYVLTERGLALWPVLRSLGAWGRAEVPGAVPVRHFHHADCGTELGPYGECPACRVPVPPADVEMRPGAGLDRDPADPVSRALLGPRRLLVALDHAKF; this comes from the coding sequence ATGGCTCTCGGCAAGGACTACGCCCACCAGCAGTGCTCCATCGCCCGCGCCCTCGAAGTCATCGGTGAGCGCTGGACCCTTCTCGTCGTCCGCGACGCCTTCTACGGCGTCCGCCGCTACAACGACTTCCTCGTCCATCTCGGCGCCCCCCGCGCCGTCCTCGCCGCCCGCCTCCAGGCCCTCGTCGAGGCCGGCGTCCTCGACCGGCGGCGCTACCAGGAGTCGCCCCCGCGGGACGAGTACGTGCTCACCGAACGCGGGCTCGCCCTCTGGCCCGTCCTGCGGTCGCTCGGCGCCTGGGGCCGGGCCGAGGTCCCCGGAGCCGTACCGGTACGCCACTTCCACCACGCCGACTGCGGCACCGAACTCGGTCCGTACGGCGAATGCCCGGCCTGCCGCGTCCCCGTACCGCCCGCCGACGTCGAGATGCGGCCCGGCGCCGGGCTCGACCGGGACCCCGCCGACCCGGTCAGCCGCGCCCTCCTCGGCCCCCGCCGCCTCCTCGTCGCCCTGGACCACGCGAAATTCTGA
- a CDS encoding DUF6412 domain-containing protein has product MTTSSLALRVLAPLFFLLALADLLLSDGGGVSAAVALAATTVVCALFGARTAPAVPRTAVRTAIRDRERRTAFLPQRDPDAAGRRRPRAPGRPLLTAA; this is encoded by the coding sequence ATGACGACCAGCAGCCTTGCTCTGCGCGTCCTCGCGCCGCTGTTCTTCCTCCTCGCCCTCGCCGACCTCCTCCTCTCCGACGGCGGTGGCGTCTCCGCCGCCGTCGCGCTCGCCGCGACCACCGTCGTCTGCGCCCTGTTCGGAGCCCGTACGGCCCCGGCCGTGCCCCGCACCGCCGTCCGTACCGCCATCCGCGACCGTGAGCGGCGCACCGCCTTCCTGCCCCAGCGCGACCCCGACGCCGCAGGGCGTCGCAGACCCCGCGCTCCCGGCCGTCCCCTCCTGACGGCCGCGTAG
- a CDS encoding DNA cytosine methyltransferase, with translation MSHIEMERSSPAKFRILDLFAGPGGLDVAAHVLGHEVTGIEWDAGACATRAKAGMDTFQGDVRQYRAAFFPHAQVLTGGPPCQTFTVAGHGAGRRALDDVLRYIDRLHRAVRNTADAPDPLSAWMHVFRTWRQIHEELRRKEVEARALKAEKRAVEQSRTEKRKAIRKRLEELGNSAEEAKRFLKELKAPQTLEFPDAGLTCLLKEFGDLDGVLEKLKARLEELGDERTGLVLQPLWWIIERSRRPGATAYEAVVLEQVPAVMRVWEEYAAVLDTLEYRTATQFLHTEAFGVPQTRRRAVLIARLGRAGRDPLPQVRETHEPYHRGVSRSGPSKAGHTDTLPLESSEIENGGTRRKPEKWVSMETALKAARPFSDKVRPRPPFTVVSNYGTGGVPEARGRRDHDTPSATITGKVSRNRVVHKGTDKDLDDDLARFNGAEAGVLQTFPAAYPWDGNDVSQQIGNAVPPRLALHVLRHVLDPELDEDEVAARLDQGVKDLVAWKPERTVEPLGHRGLKGHPLTGR, from the coding sequence ATGAGTCACATCGAAATGGAACGCTCCTCACCAGCGAAGTTCCGCATCCTGGACCTCTTCGCCGGCCCCGGTGGGCTCGATGTGGCTGCGCATGTGCTCGGGCACGAGGTGACCGGCATCGAGTGGGACGCCGGAGCATGTGCGACCCGCGCCAAGGCAGGCATGGACACCTTCCAGGGCGACGTCCGGCAGTACCGTGCCGCCTTCTTTCCGCATGCCCAGGTGCTGACCGGTGGTCCGCCCTGCCAGACCTTTACCGTCGCAGGGCACGGCGCGGGCCGCAGGGCGCTGGACGACGTGCTCCGGTACATCGATCGTCTGCACAGGGCAGTGCGCAACACTGCTGATGCCCCTGACCCGCTATCGGCCTGGATGCATGTCTTCCGTACCTGGCGGCAGATCCACGAGGAACTCAGGCGCAAGGAGGTCGAGGCCCGGGCTCTCAAGGCCGAGAAGCGCGCGGTGGAGCAGTCCAGGACCGAGAAGCGCAAGGCCATACGGAAGAGGCTCGAGGAACTGGGGAACTCGGCGGAGGAGGCGAAGCGGTTCCTGAAGGAGCTCAAAGCGCCTCAGACCCTCGAATTCCCGGATGCCGGGCTCACCTGTCTGCTCAAGGAATTCGGCGACCTGGACGGCGTGCTCGAAAAGCTGAAGGCCAGACTCGAGGAGCTCGGCGACGAGCGGACCGGACTCGTCCTGCAGCCCCTGTGGTGGATCATCGAGCGGAGCAGGCGGCCAGGCGCGACGGCCTACGAGGCCGTCGTCCTGGAACAGGTGCCGGCGGTGATGCGGGTGTGGGAGGAGTATGCCGCGGTGCTCGACACCCTCGAATACCGGACCGCGACGCAGTTCCTGCACACCGAGGCCTTCGGCGTTCCCCAGACCCGACGGCGCGCCGTGCTGATCGCCCGGCTCGGCAGGGCAGGCCGTGATCCTCTGCCGCAGGTGAGGGAGACCCACGAGCCGTACCACCGCGGCGTTTCCCGCAGCGGGCCGTCGAAGGCGGGCCACACCGACACCCTCCCTCTGGAGAGCTCCGAGATCGAGAACGGCGGGACCCGGAGGAAGCCCGAGAAGTGGGTCTCCATGGAGACCGCGCTGAAGGCCGCGCGGCCGTTCTCGGACAAGGTCCGCCCCCGTCCCCCGTTCACCGTCGTCTCCAACTACGGCACCGGCGGCGTGCCGGAGGCTCGCGGCCGGCGTGACCACGACACCCCTTCCGCCACGATCACCGGAAAGGTGTCGCGGAACCGCGTGGTCCACAAGGGCACCGACAAGGACCTCGATGACGACCTCGCCCGTTTCAACGGTGCCGAGGCAGGAGTGCTGCAGACGTTCCCCGCCGCCTACCCCTGGGACGGCAACGACGTGTCACAGCAGATCGGCAATGCCGTACCCCCCCGGCTCGCCCTGCACGTACTGCGACACGTGCTCGATCCCGAGCTGGACGAGGACGAGGTCGCGGCCAGGCTGGACCAGGGCGTCAAGGACCTGGTGGCCTGGAAGCCGGAGCGAACGGTGGAACCCCTCGGGCACCGTGGCCTGAAGGGCCACCCGCTCACCGGCAGGTGA
- a CDS encoding helicase-related protein produces the protein MTESVHQAHYEVCDSLLESLRGDLLGPVGGEDEVLEDDAPITMYPMGVLFPRSKTQDVRSEPGELESARDGLDSLSEPSRGNREEEAHDLGVSLAHVRMPSSIGLTFAVDPTVSSRIRFTVRAAVYLPEDADGNPVAAKRTEARSTRAQRERWRRVALHLEPEVVDVSTPGLREPIILHKPGLELRVLVRPADASGGPVSVTATVVNSLEVGKFDLRDAHCFYQPELEVTAEDGGSEVFVVRPTAFESVDLEQALSRLLHRHAPSFATGHGCAARWDWTPPPIGGVRSRRPAVAAVRTEFVPSHEVLLTDSNPRIDDRALTMYRLGTESAENVVTALRRLLTDYEEWIETQAEQTSLLVGTEHESVAREQVKLCRRALERMRDGVDLLADRDRPEILRAFQLANVAMADQRARTSWVKSGRQGTPDVRVGKWRPFQVSFVLLCLRGIVEPGHQDRDVADLLWFPTGGGKTEAYLGLIAFTTFLRRLRDKQDGAGVTVLMRYTLRLLTLQQFERAAALICAMERLRAADAAALGREEISIGMWVGRSATPNTLAVAAQKLGELRANPLKPMQTENPVQLRNCPWCGESLSPDDYSVDEEAERMVIRCPADSCDFHTGLPVHLIDEAVYRARPTLVIATVDKFASMPWRPATAALFNRDRNDGTRPPELIVQDELHLISGPLGTLTGLYETAVDALAKRPKVIASTATIRRADEQGTRLFARTVHQFPPAGLDSRDSWFAVETPRERKAARRYVGLLTSSTSQSTLLIRVYAALLHRTMTSEAPPEVKDAYWTLVGYFNSLRLLSSAELQVLDDVQDRLEHLATRDGTKSRSVDGLTELSSRANASDISRRLKEVERHLPMSDVLDVLLATNMISVGVDVDRLGLMAVMGQPQTTAEYIQATSRVGRRHPGLIAVMLNSSRSRDRSHYEDFQHFHSALYREVESTSVTPFSVRARDRGLHAVVVALARLLLPAARPNDAAGRIEDFVDDLKAKVRPILLNRVGAVERSESDATARAFDDFVAWWREEAEVRPNLVYEARRTSRVPALLGGYDDETDDAGLPTLWSLRDVDASSTFFEER, from the coding sequence ATGACGGAGTCCGTTCACCAGGCGCATTACGAGGTGTGCGACTCGCTGCTGGAATCCCTGCGGGGAGACCTGCTGGGACCCGTGGGTGGTGAGGACGAGGTCCTTGAGGATGACGCGCCGATCACCATGTACCCCATGGGTGTGCTGTTCCCGCGCTCGAAGACGCAGGACGTGCGGTCCGAACCGGGCGAGTTGGAGTCGGCGCGCGACGGTCTGGACTCTCTGTCGGAACCGTCCCGCGGAAACCGAGAGGAGGAGGCCCACGACCTGGGAGTCTCCCTTGCCCATGTCCGAATGCCGTCGTCGATCGGACTGACCTTCGCGGTCGATCCCACGGTCTCCTCCCGGATCCGCTTCACGGTCCGGGCCGCCGTCTACCTTCCGGAAGACGCGGACGGAAATCCGGTCGCGGCGAAGCGAACCGAGGCACGCAGTACCCGGGCCCAGCGCGAACGTTGGCGCCGCGTAGCCCTGCACCTGGAACCCGAGGTCGTGGATGTGTCGACTCCGGGACTGCGCGAGCCCATCATCCTTCACAAGCCGGGGCTGGAGCTGCGGGTGCTGGTCCGTCCGGCGGACGCCTCGGGTGGACCGGTGTCCGTGACGGCCACGGTCGTCAACAGCCTCGAAGTCGGCAAGTTCGACCTTCGCGACGCACACTGCTTCTACCAGCCGGAGCTGGAGGTCACCGCCGAGGACGGTGGCAGCGAGGTGTTCGTCGTACGTCCCACGGCCTTCGAATCGGTCGACCTGGAGCAGGCGCTCAGCCGGTTGTTGCACCGACACGCGCCGAGCTTCGCGACAGGGCACGGCTGTGCCGCTCGTTGGGACTGGACGCCTCCCCCCATCGGCGGTGTCCGTTCGCGTCGTCCGGCCGTCGCCGCCGTGCGTACAGAGTTCGTACCGTCTCACGAGGTGCTTCTGACGGACTCCAATCCGCGCATCGATGATCGTGCCTTGACCATGTACAGGCTGGGCACCGAATCGGCCGAGAACGTGGTGACTGCACTGCGGCGGCTGCTGACCGACTACGAGGAATGGATCGAGACCCAGGCGGAGCAGACGTCCCTGTTGGTGGGCACGGAACACGAATCGGTAGCCCGAGAACAGGTGAAGCTCTGTCGCCGGGCACTCGAGCGCATGCGCGACGGAGTCGATCTTCTCGCGGACCGCGATCGTCCGGAGATTCTGCGGGCTTTCCAGCTCGCCAACGTCGCGATGGCCGACCAGCGTGCCCGTACGTCCTGGGTCAAGAGTGGCAGGCAGGGCACCCCCGATGTGCGGGTCGGCAAGTGGCGACCGTTCCAGGTCTCCTTCGTCCTGCTGTGCCTTCGTGGGATCGTCGAACCCGGTCACCAGGACCGTGACGTGGCGGATCTGCTCTGGTTTCCCACTGGTGGCGGCAAGACCGAGGCGTACCTCGGGTTGATCGCGTTCACGACCTTCCTCCGCCGCCTGCGCGACAAGCAGGACGGCGCAGGGGTGACCGTGCTCATGCGTTACACCCTGCGACTGCTGACCCTGCAGCAGTTCGAGCGTGCGGCGGCGCTGATCTGTGCCATGGAAAGGCTACGGGCAGCCGACGCGGCAGCCCTTGGTCGCGAGGAGATCTCCATCGGGATGTGGGTGGGCCGATCGGCGACACCGAACACCCTGGCTGTCGCCGCGCAGAAGCTGGGCGAACTCCGTGCGAACCCGCTGAAGCCGATGCAGACGGAGAACCCTGTCCAGCTGCGCAATTGCCCCTGGTGTGGCGAGTCCCTGTCGCCGGACGACTACTCCGTCGACGAGGAGGCCGAGCGGATGGTGATCCGCTGCCCGGCGGACTCATGCGACTTCCACACGGGTCTTCCTGTCCATCTCATCGACGAGGCCGTCTACCGGGCCCGCCCCACACTGGTCATCGCCACCGTCGACAAGTTCGCTTCCATGCCGTGGCGGCCGGCGACGGCGGCCCTCTTCAACCGTGACCGGAACGACGGCACCCGCCCCCCGGAACTGATCGTCCAGGACGAGCTCCACCTGATCTCCGGCCCACTCGGCACGCTGACGGGCCTCTACGAGACAGCTGTGGACGCCCTCGCCAAGCGCCCGAAGGTCATCGCCTCCACCGCAACCATCCGTCGCGCGGACGAACAGGGCACCCGGCTCTTCGCCCGTACGGTTCACCAGTTCCCACCGGCAGGGCTCGACTCGCGCGACTCGTGGTTCGCCGTAGAGACCCCTCGGGAGCGGAAGGCCGCACGTCGCTATGTCGGCCTGTTGACGTCGAGCACCAGTCAGTCCACGCTCCTGATCCGTGTGTACGCGGCTCTGCTCCACCGTACGATGACCAGCGAGGCCCCGCCGGAGGTGAAGGACGCGTATTGGACGCTGGTCGGGTACTTCAACAGCCTGCGTCTGCTGTCCTCGGCAGAACTCCAGGTCCTCGATGACGTGCAGGACCGTCTCGAGCACCTCGCCACCCGCGACGGGACCAAGTCCCGCTCCGTGGACGGCCTCACAGAGCTGAGCAGTCGCGCCAACGCCAGCGACATCTCCAGGCGGCTCAAGGAGGTCGAACGGCACCTCCCGATGTCGGACGTCCTGGATGTCCTCCTCGCCACCAACATGATCTCCGTGGGCGTTGACGTGGACCGACTCGGACTGATGGCGGTCATGGGCCAGCCGCAGACGACCGCCGAGTACATCCAGGCGACGAGCCGCGTCGGTCGCAGACACCCGGGACTGATCGCCGTCATGCTCAACTCCAGTCGCTCCCGTGACCGATCCCACTACGAGGACTTCCAGCACTTTCATTCGGCCCTGTACCGGGAGGTGGAGTCCACCAGCGTCACCCCGTTCTCGGTGCGTGCCCGTGACAGGGGCCTGCACGCCGTAGTCGTGGCATTGGCCAGACTGCTGCTGCCGGCCGCCCGCCCCAACGACGCCGCCGGACGCATCGAGGACTTCGTCGATGATCTGAAGGCGAAGGTCCGGCCGATTTTGCTGAATCGGGTCGGTGCGGTGGAGCGATCGGAGTCCGATGCCACTGCTCGGGCCTTCGACGACTTCGTCGCGTGGTGGCGTGAGGAGGCCGAGGTGCGACCGAATCTCGTCTACGAAGCCAGGCGAACGAGCCGGGTCCCTGCCTTGCTGGGCGGCTACGACGACGAGACGGACGACGCAGGCCTGCCGACACTGTGGAGTCTGCGTGACGTGGATGCTTCGTCCACCTTCTTCGAGGAGCGCTGA
- a CDS encoding DUF1998 domain-containing protein encodes MSPAPPRTRRRGLPATPVRSARRLGEVRRAQLITTYGVGAMIAVENESFLVRGIDSWDISEAPLVLEPRLARRLGVRAFRLPPAPDPDKATDGVRAVRFPVMYSCPECRLLQPFRRFNSPAGRAECSTCQESLVPSRFVMACTRGHLEDFPFWKWVHRGTQRTEAGGCGGELRFHADGSTASLRAVRISCSCGAEEVSMEGAFRRQALKDLGIRCGGRRPWLKDAPAESCEEPPRTLQRGSSSVWFPVMHSALSIPPWSEGIDKITARVYDKLKDEDAAFIRRYVQVENVLKHHPQYTPDEVVACIERWRTQEAVSRDETAVLGETGACEEDARAELYRGEYDSLCKPHPERTDAGEQDFVCEAPDAPIDLLREAHGLEQVMLLKRLREVRALQSFRRVEEPSPADGPYRRAPISLAKPEWFPAFEVSGEGVFLRLDNDRLRAWEEQPGPLARGRRIRNNHEALLRERNASSDKPVPESRATPRFVLLHTLAHILINEWSLDGGYPAAALRERLYAEEDMAGILIYTATSDSAGSLGGIVAQGDPRRLDATLRSALHRARWCSNDPLCMESEASGADGLNLAACHACVLLPETSCENNNILLDRATLIGTPDLSALGFFSR; translated from the coding sequence ATGAGCCCCGCACCCCCCCGCACCCGTCGCCGCGGCCTTCCCGCCACCCCCGTCCGCTCGGCCCGCCGTCTCGGCGAGGTCCGACGCGCACAGCTCATCACCACCTATGGCGTGGGCGCGATGATCGCGGTGGAGAACGAGTCCTTCCTCGTGCGCGGTATCGATTCGTGGGACATCTCGGAGGCTCCGCTGGTCCTGGAGCCGAGGTTGGCCCGGAGGCTGGGTGTCAGGGCCTTCCGCCTGCCTCCCGCGCCGGATCCCGACAAGGCGACCGACGGTGTCCGGGCCGTGCGTTTTCCGGTGATGTACTCCTGCCCCGAGTGCCGGCTTCTGCAGCCCTTCCGCAGGTTCAACTCGCCTGCGGGCAGGGCGGAGTGCTCGACCTGTCAGGAGAGTCTCGTCCCGTCCCGCTTCGTGATGGCATGCACCCGAGGTCATCTCGAGGACTTCCCCTTCTGGAAGTGGGTACATCGGGGCACCCAGCGCACGGAAGCCGGCGGCTGTGGAGGCGAACTCAGGTTCCACGCGGATGGATCGACGGCCTCACTGCGTGCTGTACGGATCAGTTGCAGCTGCGGCGCGGAGGAGGTGTCGATGGAGGGGGCGTTTCGGCGCCAAGCGCTCAAGGACCTCGGTATCCGGTGCGGCGGCCGTCGTCCGTGGCTCAAGGACGCACCGGCCGAGAGCTGCGAGGAGCCGCCCCGCACGCTTCAGCGCGGTTCCTCCTCGGTCTGGTTCCCCGTCATGCACTCCGCCCTGTCGATCCCGCCCTGGAGCGAAGGGATCGACAAGATCACCGCGCGCGTGTACGACAAGCTCAAGGACGAGGACGCCGCGTTCATCCGGCGGTACGTCCAGGTCGAGAACGTCCTCAAGCACCACCCCCAGTACACGCCCGACGAAGTCGTCGCCTGCATCGAGCGCTGGCGTACGCAGGAGGCGGTGTCACGCGACGAGACGGCAGTGCTCGGGGAGACGGGAGCGTGTGAGGAGGATGCCCGTGCCGAGCTGTACCGGGGCGAGTACGACAGTCTGTGCAAGCCGCACCCGGAGCGCACGGACGCCGGTGAGCAGGACTTCGTCTGTGAGGCTCCCGATGCCCCGATCGACCTGCTCAGGGAAGCGCACGGCCTGGAGCAGGTCATGCTGCTCAAGCGGCTGCGCGAGGTCCGCGCGCTGCAGTCGTTCCGACGGGTGGAGGAACCGAGCCCGGCGGACGGCCCGTACCGCCGCGCGCCGATCTCCCTGGCAAAGCCTGAATGGTTCCCCGCGTTCGAAGTGAGCGGCGAAGGCGTGTTCCTGCGACTCGACAACGACCGCCTCCGCGCCTGGGAGGAGCAGCCGGGCCCCCTCGCTCGGGGGCGAAGGATCCGAAACAACCACGAAGCATTGTTGCGCGAGCGCAATGCTTCATCCGACAAGCCCGTCCCCGAATCCCGGGCCACCCCCCGGTTCGTGCTTCTTCACACCCTCGCGCACATTCTGATCAACGAATGGAGTCTGGACGGTGGCTACCCGGCCGCCGCGCTCCGCGAGAGGCTCTACGCGGAGGAGGACATGGCGGGCATCCTCATCTACACCGCCACGAGCGACTCGGCTGGCAGCCTCGGTGGCATCGTGGCCCAGGGTGACCCCCGCCGGCTCGACGCCACTCTGCGCTCGGCCCTGCACCGAGCGCGTTGGTGCTCCAACGATCCCCTGTGCATGGAATCCGAGGCGAGTGGTGCGGACGGCCTCAACCTGGCCGCGTGCCATGCGTGCGTCCTGCTCCCGGAGACCAGCTGCGAGAACAACAACATCCTCCTCGACCGAGCCACCCTCATCGGTACGCCGGACCTGTCTGCCCTGGGATTCTTCAGTAGGTGA
- a CDS encoding very short patch repair endonuclease — protein sequence MSRQASKNTAAELSVRRLLHAAGLRYRVELPVPGMARRRIDVAFTSVKVAVLIDGCFWHGCPEHATQPKANAEWWRQKLDRNMARDEETTEHLKAQGWVVLRFWEHMPADEVAAAVHATVDRERLRRTAPKRLQGNGQATDK from the coding sequence ATGAGCAGGCAGGCCAGCAAGAACACCGCCGCCGAGCTCTCGGTTCGTCGCCTGCTCCATGCGGCCGGCCTGCGCTACCGCGTCGAGCTTCCGGTGCCTGGCATGGCCCGACGGCGGATCGACGTCGCCTTCACTTCCGTCAAGGTGGCCGTGCTGATCGACGGCTGCTTCTGGCACGGCTGCCCCGAGCACGCCACGCAGCCGAAGGCGAATGCCGAGTGGTGGAGGCAGAAGCTGGACCGCAACATGGCTCGCGACGAGGAGACGACCGAACATCTCAAGGCTCAGGGATGGGTGGTCCTGCGCTTCTGGGAGCACATGCCGGCGGACGAGGTCGCGGCGGCAGTACACGCGACGGTGGACCGGGAGCGACTGAGGCGCACCGCCCCGAAGCGCCTCCAAGGGAACGGTCAGGCTACGGATAAGTGA